The Cellulophaga lytica DSM 7489 nucleotide sequence AGACTTACCATTTCATTAAAATTATACGTTCCAACAGATGTGTAAATTCCTTCTGATGGCAAATTAGAGTTTTCTATTATGGTGTCTACAGTTTCTAATCCAAACTTAGATTCTACCATTTCTAAAAACTCTGTAAATACAACTCCCTTCATAATTAGACATTTAGAGCTGTAAAAGTAAGAAAAAGGATACCTAGGGTGTAATTTTTGTTGTGAAAGGTGTTAAAATTACTAGCCTTTTACTAGTTCATTGTTGTCCCAGTAGTTTAAAACACTTTGTAATTTGGTTTCATAATCCTCATATTTTAGAGGCTTTATTACATAACCTGCAATTCCTATTCTATAACATTCTAATAAATCTGCTCTATTTTCTGATGTAGTTAATACTATTGTTGGTAAAAATTTAAGCTTTTCATCTGCCTTTAAAACACTTAAAAACTCAGTGCCACTCATTCTTGGCATATTTAAATCTAACAAAATTATATCTGGTAATGTATTTCCAGATTGTAGTATATCTAGAGCTTCCTCACCGTTTTTTGCTTCGGTAATGTTGTGTTTTAATTGAAGTTTAGAGATCGTTCTCTTCAGCTTCATCGTCTCGATCATGTCGTCTTCAATAAATAAAATATTCATAGCTCTAATTTTTATATCTGCAAATGTAATATCCCATTTCTAATTAATTTTTACTATAAAGTTGAACAGTAAATTAGTGTAGACGAATGGTAGTTTACTGTAGATGGATAAATTTGCACATTTAACCAACGTCTTAAAACCCCTTTAAAATGCAGGTAAACTCGACGAAATGCACTGTTAGTTTATTTTATCTCTTTAGCTACAAATGGCTGGTCTGGATCACAAATTGCACCTACTAATTTATGCAATTCTTTTGTAAATTTAAGTAAAGTGTCCTGTGTAATTATAGAATTTTTATTCTCTGAAAACTTTAATATACCTGCCTTAATATTTTTAAAAGAAAAAATTCCTGCTTCTACTTTATCTACAGGAACCAAATGATTATACATATAAGCATAACACAATAATTGAAAAGCTTTGCTTTTATCATACTCTTCTACAATGTCTTCCCAGTTGCTTAAATTAAGGTTTCTTTGCTCTACTTTACCTGTTTTATAATCTATAACACGCAAAACACCATCTATCTCATCAATTCTGTCTAATTTACCTTTTATATGAACAGGAAAATTTACTCCAGGTACATTAATAGCTGTTTTTAAAGACAGTTCTAAGCCTATAATTTTAATTTTATGTTTTTTAGCACTTTCAATTTCTAATTTAATAAAGTTTTCTACATATTTTAAAACTACGTTAAAGGCTATTAAATTTTTACCTTCTTCTAAACTTACATTTTTATAATGTATAGCAAAATGTTTACGTACTGTGCTATTTATTTTTGGCAGTAACGCTTTTAATTGTTCAGCTTCTAAAAAAGTATTTACAAACGGCTGGTATAGCTCGTCTAAAGTTTCATGTACAATTGTACCAAAGGTATTAGCAGCAACTGTTTCTTCAACCTCTTCTAGCTCATTAATTTTTAAAATGTTTTTTTTATAAAAATCTAAAGGATTTCTAATATAGTTTGATAGTGATGTTGGAGAAAAACCATAAGCAGCAATGCCTTTAATTAGTTCCATTAAATGAGCATCTTTTTGTATAGAAACAACTTTCTTTTTGGGTGATTTTATTTCAGGAAAAGCAATAGTTTCTGTAATATAGTTTGATATATTACTATCTGCTAACAATTGCCTAATAAGCCTACTAACCTCGCCTCCCTCTAAAACATCTGGTTCTGTATTGTACACCAAATGTATGTTTTTGGCACGTTGAAGAAGTCTGTAGAAATGATACGTATAAACGGCATCTTTTTCTTTATAGGTAGGTAAACCATACATCTTTTTAATATCAAAAGGAATAAAAGAATTGTTAGATTTACCTGAAGGCAAAATGCCCTCATTTACAGATGTTAATAATACGGTTTCAAAATCTAGATTTCTACTTTCTAGCATTCCCATAATTTGCAAACCTTTTAAAGGCTCTCCTTTAAAGTCTAAAGTTTCACTAGATAATAACTCTTTATATAAACCAAAGAGCGACTGCAAATCATTTAAAAAAGGGTATTTAACCACTAAATTATTTAGCTGGTTAAACAATTGATGAAATCTGTATAAATACTCTAACTCTAACCCGTTACCCTCTGCGTTTATTTTTTCTTTTACAGCTAAAATAAGTGCTAAGCATTTTTTAATAAAAACAGGAACAGTTAAGTTTGACTTATAAAAAAGTAAGTCTAAATTACTTGTACTACTAATTAATTGCAGTTTGGCTACGTCTACATAAATCCAGTTTCTACTCTTAATTTGGTTGCATATTGCATCTGCAGCATTTATTGTATTGTCTTCTGTTGCAAACAATAATTGTATATATGGGTGGTTTAGTACAGTTGTTACATGCTGGTAGTACCAACCTTTTTCATCTTTACGTATATAAAGGTCAAACAACTGTGAAAATAAACTCTCTAAAGGCGATTTATGTAACGGAAAACCCATTGTTATGTTAATGCCATTTATTTCTTCTGGTATGGCATTTATTAATGGATTTAAAAGTGTTTCATCTCCTAATACAACTGCTGTATTGGTTAACATACTTTTTTTATCATTATACAATTTACCCAAAACACTACCTATATATTTTGCCTGAGATACATTTTTAGGAACACCTGTAATAGTTATATTTTTTGGTGTTAAATAATTGCCATTAGTAACTTGTAAGGGCTTGTCTTTAAAGTAGTACCATTGTTTGCTAAACTGACGAATAAAAAAGCCAGCATCATGCACAGGGTCACTATAAAAATACTCGTCTAAATCCCAATAAATTTCTGCGTTTGTATTTTCTAGTATGGTTTGTATAATTAATTCTTCAGCAGTATTTAGAGCATTAAAACCAATAAAAAGATGTTTTTGTTTACTGGTGCTTTGTATATAAGCATTTAAATTAGCACAAGCCTCTCTGTATACTAATCCTTGGTGGCCCAGACCATCTTGCTTTAATGATGTATTAAAAGCTGTATACAGCTCCTCTAATGAGTTCCAAAAAGCCATATAATTGGTAATAATGGTACTCTTATCCTTTTCTACAGTCCAATGATTAATTTCTTGTACTGCATTTAAGTGTGAAAATATTTTTTTGGTATCTACCAAATACCTATCAATTTCATTAAAATCTTGTAGTAGCGTAGTTCCCCATTTAGAAAACGCATAAAAAGTGTCTTGTTCTCCTTTTACTGTAGTTGTGTAAGCTTTATAAAGCTCAAAAAGTTGCTGTGTACTAGACGCATAAGCTAAGCCAGAAATGTTTTCTACAAAATCTTCAATACTCTGTATTTCTGGAGCAAATATTGTGCTGCTGGTATGTTTAGAAATTGCATTTTTAAGAAACGTACCTGCACGTTTACTTGGTAAAACAAAAATAAGGTTCTCTAATGAACCTTCTTTTTTAATAATTGTAAGTAGTGTTTCTTCTAAAAAGCTTTGCATGGGTTAAAAATAAAAAAAGCTCCGCAATTGCGGAGCCTTTTCTATAAAATTAGAGTTTTAAACTCTTATTATTTTACTAAGTTGATTTCAACTCTTCTGTTTTGCTTTCTACCAGCTCTAGTTTTGTTAGTAGCAATTGGCTTATCTTCACCGTAACCTACAGCAGATAATCTAAATTCTCCAATTCCTTTTTCTACTAAAAATTCTTTTACAGAAAGAGCTCTAGACTCAGATAACTTCTGGTTTAAAGTAGCAGAACCTACACTATCAGTATGACCTTCAACAGTAAACTTAGCGTTAGGGTACTCTTTTAAGATAGTAATGATATCTACCATAACAGCAGTAGACTCAGCTTTGATAGAAGATTTACCTGTATCAAATAAGATAGTTCTAGCGTAATCATTTAATTTTTTCTGAACTTCTTCAGTTACTTCAGGACAACCGTTGTTAGCAACAGTACCAGCAACCTCTGGACATTTATCATCCTTATCTAAAACACCATCTTTATCTTTATCTTCCCAAGGACATCCGTTGTTTGCAGCAGGACCAGCTTCAGAAGGACATTTGTCATCTTTATCAGCAACACCGTCACCATCAGCATCAGGACAACCGTTTAATGCAGCAGTACCTGCTTCATTAGGACAAGCATCATCTTTATCAGCAATACCATCACCATCAGCATCAGGACAACCGTTCATTTCTTTAGATCCAGCTTCGTTAGGACAAGCATCTTTGCTGTCTTCGATACCATCACCATCAGCATCAGGACAACCGTTGAAAGCTTCTAAACCAGCAACTTCTGGACAAGCATCATCTTTGTCATAAACACCGTCACCATCTGTATCAGCACCACCAAATTTGATAGCAAGACCAGCTAAGTGTTGGAAATGTTTAACGCTGTAATCTTCAAATCCGTGCTTGTAACCAGTTTGTAATGTTAAACCTATGTTCTCAGAGAACCATACGTTAACACCAATACCACCATTTACAGTACCAGATCCAATTTCATCAACCCACGTGTAACCACCACCGATTTCAACGAAAGGATCAATTGTTGTGTTTTTTAAGAATGCATATTTAATTGCACCATCTAAACCGTAGTAAGATAGATCATCAGCTGACCAGTCTCCTAAGTTTTCAATTCTATTTAAAGAACCTCTAACTCCTACAGAGAAACCATTACCTACAGATCTAGAAACTCCAATATAAGAGATAGAAGGAAGAATGTTCCAGTGATCAGTAGCGTTAAAGTACTCATCAAACAATTCTCCTGTAGGGTAAACGGCATCCTCATCATTAGTTGGGTACATATCAACTGCGTTTACACCAAAGCTAATCTGCCAAGGATTATTTTCGTCTTGCGCTTGTATGTTGTTTACCCCTACTAGTAGTAAGGCAACAAGCATTAATTTGCTAAGATTTTTCATGCTTTAAAATTTAAGTTTTAAGTGTTTGTAAGCTGCAAATGTAAGTTGTTAGGATTTATTAACAAAATCAAACAACCCTTTTTTTTAACACAATTAGTAAAAAAATTAACTTAATTAAATGATTCCAAGTTCTTTTCCAACCTCGGTAAAAGCTGCAATTGCTTGGTCTAAATGCTCTTTTTTATGCGCTGCAGATAACTGAACTCTTATTCTTGCTTTACCTTTTGGCACTACAGGAAAGAAAAATCCTATTACGTAAATACCTCTATCCAAAAGCATATCAGCCATTTTTTGAGAAAGCTTGGCATCATACAGCATTACTGGCACTATGGCAGAATCTCCGTCTATAATATCTAATCCAGCTGCTTTCATTCTTTTTTTAAAATATGCCGTATTTTCTGCCAACTTATCTCTTAAGGTGGTGTCTTTATCTAGCATATCAAAAACCTTAATAGATGCACCTACAATTGCAGGAGCTAAGGAATTAGAAAATAAATATGGTCTAGAGCGTTGTCTTAAAATTTCTATAATTTCTTTTTTACCCGTAGTATAGCCTCCCATTGCACCACCTAGTGCTTTTCCTAAAGTACCTGTAATAATATCTATACGGTCTAAAACTCCTTTTTCTTCTAGTGTTCCGCGACCTGTTTCTCCTATAAATCCGGCAGAATGGCATTCATCAATCATTACCAATGCATCATACTTATCTGCTAAATCACATATTTTATCTAATGGCGCCAATAAACCATCCATAGAGAAAACTCCATCTGTAACTATTATTTTAAATCTAGATCCGTCTTCATTAGCTTGTTTAAGTTGCTTTTCTAAATCTGCCATATCATTATTAGCATATCTATATCGCTTTGCTTTACATAAACGTACACCATCTATAATTGAAGCATGATTTAATGAATCTGATATTATAGCGTCTTCTGCAGTTAATAAAGGTTCAAAAACACCACCATTAGCATCAAAAGCTGCTGCGTATAATATGGTATCTTCTGTACCATAAAAATTAGCTACTTTTTGCTCTAACTCTTTATGTATATCTTGTGTACCACAAATAAAACGTACAGATGACATTCCAAAACCGTGTGTATCCATAGCATCTTTTGCTGCTTGCACAACATCTGGATGAGAAGACAACCCTAAATAGTTGTTTGCACAAAAATTTATAACTTCTTCTCCTGTAGATATTTTTATAACAGCATCTTGTGGAGACGTTATAATACGCTCTGTTTTGTATAGACCTGCTTCTTTTATTGCGTCTAGTTCTTCTTGTAAGTGTTCTTTAATTTTTCCGTACATAATTTTAAATTATAAATTCTGGAGTTATATTATCATTTATATATACTATTATCTTAGATACTACTTTATAATTCATAGCCTCTAGTGCATAAGCATAACTATTTACTTGTTGATGGTAACTATTATTTGGTGTACCTGTTTTGTAATCTATAACAGTTGCCTCATTATTTGTGTTAATTACAACTCTATCTGGGCGCAAAAGTAATCCTTCTGCTGTAATTATATCCTTTTCATTCTTAACAATATTTCCTTCTTTATAATATTTAGCTAAATCTGGGTGTTCTATTATAGTAAGTACTTTTTGTTTTGTTACTGCTACATCTAAAGGAGTTAAATGTCCGTCTCTTATTACTATTGATATGGCCTTATCTACATCTTTTTTAGTTTTTACATAACTTAATAGCAGGTGTATTAAGTTTCCTTTTTCTAACGCTACGTCTCTGCCTGTTTCCCACAACATACCAGATTTGGTAAGTATTTTAAAACTAGGCCTATCTTTAGTAGAGTATTGATAATTTATGTGGTTTAACTTTTCTACTTTAGCAGTGCTTTCTTCTGCTATTTGCAAATTACCAAAGCTATAGGTTAATTGTGTGTCTGACCACAAGCCCAGTTGCTGCAAATATTTAATAAATAAACCAGAATATTTGTTAACACTAGGTTCTCCTTTAGTATTTAGCTCTTTTTTGCTTATTATATATAGTGCTTTTACTGCTCTGGTTAATGCCACATACAATACATTAAAGGCATCTAGCTCTTGTTTACTATGTTCGTCTAAAAATAGTTTTGCCGCTAAGTCTCCATATTGTTCCATTTCTTGCTTTTTGGTAACTAATACTTCTGAAAAACCATTAAATTGCTCTGGATCTACAGGCAGCCATATTTTTTCATCTTTACCATATATAAAGGAATTGGCAAACGGAAAAATTACAATAGGAAACTCTAACCCTTTAGATTTATGCACGGTCATTATTTGCACAGCATTAATATTGTCTGGTGCTTTTAATGATAATTTGTCTTTTTTCTTGTCCCAATAAGTTAAAAAGGTTTGGGCACTAACACCGTCTTTTTGTTCTCCATCTAAAACCTCATCCATTAAACTAATAAGGTAAGCATCTGATGTTTCTGCTAGTTTAAATTGATGAATAGCCTTTTCAAAAGCATCAAAAACAGATAATTGTTTTAATTTATCTATTGCAAAACCATATTGCTGTAATAAAAACTCTTCTAAACTGTTTAAATGCTTTTGTATAAATTGGTGCGTATCTTCACCTTTCTCTGCCAAAAAATATAAAATTTCATAAGCTGTGTCTTTGTCTTTAGGCTGCGTACTATAAGTTAAAAGGTTTAATAAAAAACTTACTTTTTCACTACTCTTTAGCAACAGAGATTCTGATGATATTACAGGAATTTCTTTAGATGTTAAAAAATCTGCCAACACATAACTGTGGTTGTTAGAGCGTACTAAAATGCAAATATCTTTATAATTGTATTTTTTTTCTGATGTTAGCGCTGTTATTGTTTCTAAAACCGACTCACAGTACAAGTCGTTATCTTGCTCCTCTTTTTCATTAGGAATAAAAGACAACGTTACCAAACCACCCGTTTTTGTGTTTATTTCTTGCTTATTTCCAGACACATACAAATCTGCATAAGCAGTATTGTTTAGCAAGTTACTTGTAATGGTAAAAAAGTTATTGTTGAAATTAATAATTTCTGAATAACTCCTGTAGTTTCTTGGTAGTTCTGTGGTTTTTGGTTCTAAAACATAAGGCAATTCTTCTTTATTAGTTAACTTTATAAATTGTTCTGCCTTACCACCACGCCATCTGTAAATAGCCTGTTTGGCATCACCAACCAATAAAAGTGATCCTTTTTTACCATAATCATCTAAACTTTCTAGAGCATTACCTATTAATGGTATTAAGTTTTGCCACTGAAGCTCTGAGGTATCTTGAAACTCATCTACAAAATAGTGTCTGTATTTTTCACCAAGCCTCTCATAAATAAATGGTGCTGGCTGGTTTTTTATTTCTTTAGAAATTATTGCATTAAAAGATGCTAAAGTTAACTGATCTCTTTCTTTGCAAATAGCATTAATTTCTTTTTGTATTTCATTTAAAACAGTTAATGGCACAAGATTAGCGTACACATTTTTATACATTGCCCTTTGATAAATGGTATTTTTTACACTGTTATAAATTTCTAACAACATAGGAGCTATGTGGTCTGGTGCATTTTTAACGGTAGCTTTAAATATTTTACCCTGTTCTAAATTTTCACCTAGTTTATTTTTATATAATTTAAGTAAACTAAACTCACCTTCTACTATTTTTTTAAAATGATTTGGCAATGTTTGCCTAGGGAAATCTGCAACATCTATACCTTCTGTTTGTATTAAAATATCTACAGTTTTTGCTTTTTGTATAGCTGCATCTTCTAAATTTTTAATGGTAGACGAAAGCGTTTTTTTAAGTTCTAAAAAATTGGTAATGCTTTTAGTTTTAAAACTTTTTAAGTGTTCTATGTTGTTTTCATTAAACAACATTTTACCCACTTTATTTAAATCAAAAGAAATATCCCAGCTTTTGTCATCATCAATTTTCTCAAAAGTAAATTCTAATAACGTGCTTGTTAAAAGCTTATCTGTACCAGCTTTTGCTAGCAATCTTTCTACAGCTTCAGACAACAACAATTCTATATCTAAAACAACCTCAAAATTCTGAGGTATTTTTAAATCCTTAGCAAAGGTTCTAATAAGCCTGTGTGTAAACTTATCTATGGTAGAAATATCAAAAAAAGCGTAATTGTGTAGTATACTTTTATGTACTTGTTTAGCTCTTTTTTGTAACTCTTCAGTAGAAACATTTAGCTCTTTAGCAACATCTAAAAATAAGTCTGATGGCTTATTCTCTTCATCTACTTTACTAAAAGCATACAAATTATCTAAAATTCGCTGTTTCATTTCATTAACAGCCTTATTGGTAAATGTAATGGCTAATATTTGTCTGTAACTTTTTGCTGTTGCAGAAGATAAAATTATTTTAAGGTATTCCTTGGCCAAGGTATACGTTTTACCAGAACCTGCAGATGCACTGTATATTTTGTAAGGCGAAGTTTCCAACTAGTTTTTAGCTGCAAATTACATAATATTACAATGTTCTTAACAGAAACGTTATGGAAAATGCCTTAGAATATTGTAAATTTGAGCTACGACATTTTTTTAACTTAAAAATAGATATAATTATGGCTTTTGAATTACCAAAATTACCTTACGCATATGATGCGTTAGAACCACATATTGATGCAAGAACTATGGAGATTCACCATACTAAACATCACAACGGATACACAACTAAACTTAACGGTGCTATTGAAGGTACTGATTTAGCTGGGAAACCTATAGAAGATATCTTAACTAATTTAGATATGAGTAATGGTGCAGTACGTAACAACGGTGGTGGTTTTTACAATCACTCACTTTTTTGGGAAGTAATGTCTCCAAACGGTGGCGGAGAACCAACTGGCGAGTTAGCAACAGCTATTAATGATGCTTATGGTTCTTTTGATGCTTTTAAAGAAGCTTTTTCTACTGCAGCAGCAACTAGATTTGGTTCTGGTTGGGCTTGGTTATGTGTACATAAAGGTGGTAAAGTAGAGGTTTGTTCTTCTCCTAACCAAGATAACCCATTAATGCCTGGTGTTGGTTGTGGCGGTTTTCCTATTTTAGGATTAGACGTTTGGGAACATGCTTATTACTTAAATTACCAAAACAGAAGACCTGACTATATTGGTGGATTTTTTAATGTAATTAACTGGGAAAAAGTATCTGAACTTTACGCTAGTAACAAATAAAAAATTACACTTAAAAATACAAAAGCCACTCTAATTTTAGAGTGGCTTTTTTTATATAAAATTTCTACTTAATTCTATAAAATAGAAAAGGGCAGAGAAGTCTCTACCCTTTTCGTCCCAAATCTTACCATAAACTTAACCTACTTATGCTATGGCTCTGCT carries:
- a CDS encoding UvrD-helicase domain-containing protein, coding for METSPYKIYSASAGSGKTYTLAKEYLKIILSSATAKSYRQILAITFTNKAVNEMKQRILDNLYAFSKVDEENKPSDLFLDVAKELNVSTEELQKRAKQVHKSILHNYAFFDISTIDKFTHRLIRTFAKDLKIPQNFEVVLDIELLLSEAVERLLAKAGTDKLLTSTLLEFTFEKIDDDKSWDISFDLNKVGKMLFNENNIEHLKSFKTKSITNFLELKKTLSSTIKNLEDAAIQKAKTVDILIQTEGIDVADFPRQTLPNHFKKIVEGEFSLLKLYKNKLGENLEQGKIFKATVKNAPDHIAPMLLEIYNSVKNTIYQRAMYKNVYANLVPLTVLNEIQKEINAICKERDQLTLASFNAIISKEIKNQPAPFIYERLGEKYRHYFVDEFQDTSELQWQNLIPLIGNALESLDDYGKKGSLLLVGDAKQAIYRWRGGKAEQFIKLTNKEELPYVLEPKTTELPRNYRSYSEIINFNNNFFTITSNLLNNTAYADLYVSGNKQEINTKTGGLVTLSFIPNEKEEQDNDLYCESVLETITALTSEKKYNYKDICILVRSNNHSYVLADFLTSKEIPVISSESLLLKSSEKVSFLLNLLTYSTQPKDKDTAYEILYFLAEKGEDTHQFIQKHLNSLEEFLLQQYGFAIDKLKQLSVFDAFEKAIHQFKLAETSDAYLISLMDEVLDGEQKDGVSAQTFLTYWDKKKDKLSLKAPDNINAVQIMTVHKSKGLEFPIVIFPFANSFIYGKDEKIWLPVDPEQFNGFSEVLVTKKQEMEQYGDLAAKLFLDEHSKQELDAFNVLYVALTRAVKALYIISKKELNTKGEPSVNKYSGLFIKYLQQLGLWSDTQLTYSFGNLQIAEESTAKVEKLNHINYQYSTKDRPSFKILTKSGMLWETGRDVALEKGNLIHLLLSYVKTKKDVDKAISIVIRDGHLTPLDVAVTKQKVLTIIEHPDLAKYYKEGNIVKNEKDIITAEGLLLRPDRVVINTNNEATVIDYKTGTPNNSYHQQVNSYAYALEAMNYKVVSKIIVYINDNITPEFII
- the kbl gene encoding glycine C-acetyltransferase — translated: MYGKIKEHLQEELDAIKEAGLYKTERIITSPQDAVIKISTGEEVINFCANNYLGLSSHPDVVQAAKDAMDTHGFGMSSVRFICGTQDIHKELEQKVANFYGTEDTILYAAAFDANGGVFEPLLTAEDAIISDSLNHASIIDGVRLCKAKRYRYANNDMADLEKQLKQANEDGSRFKIIVTDGVFSMDGLLAPLDKICDLADKYDALVMIDECHSAGFIGETGRGTLEEKGVLDRIDIITGTLGKALGGAMGGYTTGKKEIIEILRQRSRPYLFSNSLAPAIVGASIKVFDMLDKDTTLRDKLAENTAYFKKRMKAAGLDIIDGDSAIVPVMLYDAKLSQKMADMLLDRGIYVIGFFFPVVPKGKARIRVQLSAAHKKEHLDQAIAAFTEVGKELGII
- a CDS encoding superoxide dismutase, with the translated sequence MAFELPKLPYAYDALEPHIDARTMEIHHTKHHNGYTTKLNGAIEGTDLAGKPIEDILTNLDMSNGAVRNNGGGFYNHSLFWEVMSPNGGGEPTGELATAINDAYGSFDAFKEAFSTAAATRFGSGWAWLCVHKGGKVEVCSSPNQDNPLMPGVGCGGFPILGLDVWEHAYYLNYQNRRPDYIGGFFNVINWEKVSELYASNK
- a CDS encoding PD-(D/E)XK nuclease family protein: MQSFLEETLLTIIKKEGSLENLIFVLPSKRAGTFLKNAISKHTSSTIFAPEIQSIEDFVENISGLAYASSTQQLFELYKAYTTTVKGEQDTFYAFSKWGTTLLQDFNEIDRYLVDTKKIFSHLNAVQEINHWTVEKDKSTIITNYMAFWNSLEELYTAFNTSLKQDGLGHQGLVYREACANLNAYIQSTSKQKHLFIGFNALNTAEELIIQTILENTNAEIYWDLDEYFYSDPVHDAGFFIRQFSKQWYYFKDKPLQVTNGNYLTPKNITITGVPKNVSQAKYIGSVLGKLYNDKKSMLTNTAVVLGDETLLNPLINAIPEEINGINITMGFPLHKSPLESLFSQLFDLYIRKDEKGWYYQHVTTVLNHPYIQLLFATEDNTINAADAICNQIKSRNWIYVDVAKLQLISSTSNLDLLFYKSNLTVPVFIKKCLALILAVKEKINAEGNGLELEYLYRFHQLFNQLNNLVVKYPFLNDLQSLFGLYKELLSSETLDFKGEPLKGLQIMGMLESRNLDFETVLLTSVNEGILPSGKSNNSFIPFDIKKMYGLPTYKEKDAVYTYHFYRLLQRAKNIHLVYNTEPDVLEGGEVSRLIRQLLADSNISNYITETIAFPEIKSPKKKVVSIQKDAHLMELIKGIAAYGFSPTSLSNYIRNPLDFYKKNILKINELEEVEETVAANTFGTIVHETLDELYQPFVNTFLEAEQLKALLPKINSTVRKHFAIHYKNVSLEEGKNLIAFNVVLKYVENFIKLEIESAKKHKIKIIGLELSLKTAINVPGVNFPVHIKGKLDRIDEIDGVLRVIDYKTGKVEQRNLNLSNWEDIVEEYDKSKAFQLLCYAYMYNHLVPVDKVEAGIFSFKNIKAGILKFSENKNSIITQDTLLKFTKELHKLVGAICDPDQPFVAKEIK
- a CDS encoding OmpA family protein; the protein is MKNLSKLMLVALLLVGVNNIQAQDENNPWQISFGVNAVDMYPTNDEDAVYPTGELFDEYFNATDHWNILPSISYIGVSRSVGNGFSVGVRGSLNRIENLGDWSADDLSYYGLDGAIKYAFLKNTTIDPFVEIGGGYTWVDEIGSGTVNGGIGVNVWFSENIGLTLQTGYKHGFEDYSVKHFQHLAGLAIKFGGADTDGDGVYDKDDACPEVAGLEAFNGCPDADGDGIEDSKDACPNEAGSKEMNGCPDADGDGIADKDDACPNEAGTAALNGCPDADGDGVADKDDKCPSEAGPAANNGCPWEDKDKDGVLDKDDKCPEVAGTVANNGCPEVTEEVQKKLNDYARTILFDTGKSSIKAESTAVMVDIITILKEYPNAKFTVEGHTDSVGSATLNQKLSESRALSVKEFLVEKGIGEFRLSAVGYGEDKPIATNKTRAGRKQNRRVEINLVK
- a CDS encoding response regulator; translated protein: MNILFIEDDMIETMKLKRTISKLQLKHNITEAKNGEEALDILQSGNTLPDIILLDLNMPRMSGTEFLSVLKADEKLKFLPTIVLTTSENRADLLECYRIGIAGYVIKPLKYEDYETKLQSVLNYWDNNELVKG